The Actinomycetota bacterium genome contains the following window.
AGGAAGTGTCTACGAAGAGTTTGACAACGACTACGTCTACGAGGAGTACTCCGACGACGAATAAATTCACAGTCTGCCACCTTCGACAATTCCAATTGTCAGTCTTGCGGCAAGTGGGACCTGCAACAAGACTGAATCCCTAAATTTGGGGGAGCAATGACATCAGATTTTTCCGGCTGGCAGAATTCAGTCCGGCTAATTGGCCGGGTAACTTCAGCGGCCGAAGAAATAGAGTTACCGAGCGGCGAAACACTCGTTCGGTTTCGGATGGTTGTTCCGCGAGCAAAGCCAGCAACGAAAGTAACCGTGGAAACCATAGATTGCGTTTCGTTTGAAGCAGGTAGTCAACGCACGTCCAGATCACTGTCAATCGCAGATGTGGTAGAGATATTAGGTGAATTGCGGCGCAGGTTCTGCAAGGCCGGCACAGGAGTGGTATCTAGAGTGGAAGTTGAAGTTACTGCTCTTGACTTGGTGAAAATGCCACAAACTTAGCTCTGCATTCTGTAATGCACCAACAATCTTTGACCACTAAACTTCAGTTAAACCTAAGAAGAACGAGAAGAGAATGATTAAGAGCCACCCAAAGAAGTTTTTCTCAAGACTAGGCCAATTTGTCCTAGCAACGGCACTGTTAATTTCGGTCTCAGTAGCACCGGCAACTGCAGGAAATGTTGTGCCTCGTGTTCCTGGCGCACCGAGTGTCTCTTCATTGGTTGCCGGCGACAAATCTTTCACAATAACTGTGATAGCTCCTGCCGACTCAGGCTCGTCAGCTGTCACGCAGTACTTCTATTCACTAAATGACCACGCATGGGTTTCGCTTGGCCCGGCATCTATTGCTGGCACTGCAAAATTAGTTCGAGTGAGCAACAATGACATTGACTACAGCGTCAGAGTTCGTGCCAAAAACTCGGCGGGTCAAGGCGCGATTACCGACGCTGGAGTTGTTCGGCCGGTCGCACCGCCTCCGGTTTATCCTGATGCACCAACAATCCTCTCGATTCAGGAATCAAGTTGTCATGTACTTCGCGTAGAGATAAAAGCTCCGACCGTTACATTTGGCAAAATTACTCGCTATCAATTCCAGCTGGGCGACGGGTATAAGTGGAACAACGCTTGGACCACAGATGGCGTGAAATACATACACACCTCCCTCAAGCGCCCTTTCGCT
Protein-coding sequences here:
- a CDS encoding single-stranded DNA-binding protein produces the protein MTSDFSGWQNSVRLIGRVTSAAEEIELPSGETLVRFRMVVPRAKPATKVTVETIDCVSFEAGSQRTSRSLSIADVVEILGELRRRFCKAGTGVVSRVEVEVTALDLVKMPQT
- a CDS encoding fibronectin type III domain-containing protein, with amino-acid sequence MIKSHPKKFFSRLGQFVLATALLISVSVAPATAGNVVPRVPGAPSVSSLVAGDKSFTITVIAPADSGSSAVTQYFYSLNDHAWVSLGPASIAGTAKLVRVSNNDIDYSVRVRAKNSAGQGAITDAGVVRPVAPPPVYPDAPTILSIQESSCHVLRVEIKAPTVTFGKITRYQFQLGDGYKWNNAWTTDGVKYIHTSLKRPFALRVQAFNNAKNSGWGQIAEGSAPGGYPNCAYSR